Proteins co-encoded in one Armatimonadota bacterium genomic window:
- the holB gene encoding DNA polymerase III subunit delta' — protein sequence MPFRDVVNQDHAILLLRTAVRTGKVGHAYLLVGPAGVGRRQVALAFAQLLNCERPADGDACGGCGTCRRIAAGAHPDVRVLDVAHERFIDQPPRDYKGKEIPVDQIRALRRDAAFPPYEAPWKVYIVADAERMSPAAANSLLKTLEEPPARVVFVLVAESATALLPTIVSRCQLVRCSYLRADEIERALCVRWQVPDARARVLALLADGRLGRALEWAQSEPRLAARERLLDLLPQLEGGDLLAQLDAAEALAKEPELLPDLLDLAILWYRDLLVYRQLGEPSRLANQDRLEAITRLAPGYDDARLGERIAALEDAKEALRRNANPRLVLERLFLSFGAPPAATPVP from the coding sequence ATGCCCTTCCGCGACGTCGTCAACCAGGACCATGCGATCCTGCTGCTGCGCACCGCCGTGCGCACCGGCAAGGTGGGGCACGCGTACCTGCTGGTGGGCCCGGCGGGCGTCGGGCGCCGGCAGGTGGCGCTGGCGTTCGCGCAGCTGCTCAACTGCGAGCGGCCAGCGGACGGCGATGCGTGCGGGGGCTGCGGGACGTGTCGGCGGATCGCTGCCGGGGCCCACCCGGACGTGCGCGTGCTGGACGTCGCCCACGAGCGCTTCATCGACCAGCCCCCGCGCGACTACAAGGGCAAGGAGATCCCGGTCGACCAGATCCGCGCGCTGCGGCGCGACGCGGCGTTCCCGCCCTACGAGGCCCCGTGGAAGGTGTACATCGTCGCCGATGCCGAGCGGATGAGCCCCGCGGCAGCCAACAGTCTCCTCAAGACGCTGGAGGAGCCGCCCGCGCGCGTGGTGTTCGTCCTCGTGGCCGAGTCGGCCACCGCGTTGCTGCCCACCATCGTGTCCCGCTGTCAGCTGGTGCGCTGCTCGTACCTGCGCGCCGACGAGATCGAGCGTGCGCTGTGCGTCCGGTGGCAGGTCCCCGATGCGCGCGCGCGGGTGCTGGCCCTGCTGGCCGACGGCCGGCTGGGACGGGCGCTGGAGTGGGCGCAGTCGGAGCCGCGCCTGGCCGCACGCGAGCGCCTGCTGGACCTGCTGCCGCAGCTGGAAGGCGGCGACCTGCTGGCGCAGCTGGACGCCGCCGAGGCCCTGGCCAAGGAGCCCGAGCTGCTGCCCGACCTCCTGGACCTGGCGATCCTGTGGTACCGCGACCTGCTGGTCTACCGCCAGCTGGGCGAGCCGTCCCGGCTGGCCAACCAGGACCGTCTGGAGGCGATCACCCGCCTGGCGCCGGGCTACGACGACGCACGCCTGGGCGAGCGGATCGCAGCCCTGGAGGACGCCAAGGAGGCCCTGCGGCGCAACGCCAACCCGCGGCTGGTGCTGGAGCGGTTGTTCCTCTCCTTTGGCGCACCGCCTGCGGCGACGCCGGTGCCGTAG
- a CDS encoding aminotransferase class I/II-fold pyridoxal phosphate-dependent enzyme, whose amino-acid sequence MTTDPRGFQTRAIHGGTVRDPLRAVGPPIYQTSTFWYATMAEGAALGADRGTGWYYTRWGNPTTRLLEERLALLEEGEDALATASGMGAISVAVLAALAPGAHAVMPRGVYQATFQFARDVLPQQGVEVTFIDAVDPAAYEAALRPHTRLLYVETPNNPLLQVTDIAAVAALARRVGAVTVVDSTFASPYNQTPLALGADLVVHSATKYLGGHSDVTAGVVVGRAALVGRARQLLRLYGAVLDPFAAWLVLRGLKTLGLRMERHNANAQRLAEFLADHPQVARVNYPGLPAHPQHAVAVRQMRGFGGMLSFEVRGGFDAGVRTCEALRTCLLAVSLGGPETLVTHPASTSSVGIPAEDRQRAGISDGLIRVSVGLEDVGDLIADFDQALRAAA is encoded by the coding sequence ATGACCACTGATCCCCGAGGGTTCCAGACCCGCGCGATCCACGGCGGGACTGTGCGCGATCCGCTGCGTGCGGTGGGCCCGCCGATCTACCAGACGTCCACCTTCTGGTACGCGACGATGGCCGAGGGCGCGGCGCTGGGTGCCGACCGTGGCACGGGCTGGTACTACACGCGGTGGGGGAATCCGACCACGCGGCTGCTCGAGGAACGCCTGGCGCTGCTGGAGGAGGGTGAGGACGCGCTCGCCACCGCGTCGGGCATGGGCGCCATCAGCGTGGCGGTCCTCGCCGCCCTCGCCCCGGGCGCCCATGCCGTGATGCCCCGGGGCGTCTACCAGGCGACGTTCCAGTTCGCCCGCGACGTGCTCCCCCAGCAGGGCGTCGAGGTCACGTTCATCGACGCGGTCGATCCGGCGGCCTACGAGGCGGCGCTGCGGCCGCACACGCGCCTGCTCTACGTGGAGACGCCCAACAACCCGTTGCTGCAGGTCACCGACATCGCCGCCGTCGCGGCGCTGGCGCGTCGCGTCGGCGCGGTCACCGTGGTGGACAGCACCTTTGCCTCGCCCTACAACCAGACGCCGCTGGCGCTGGGCGCCGACCTGGTGGTGCACAGCGCCACCAAGTACCTGGGCGGCCACTCCGACGTCACGGCGGGCGTCGTGGTAGGGCGGGCCGCGCTGGTCGGGCGCGCCCGGCAGCTGCTGCGGCTGTACGGTGCGGTGCTCGATCCGTTCGCCGCGTGGCTGGTGCTGCGCGGCCTGAAGACGCTGGGGCTGCGCATGGAGCGCCACAACGCCAACGCCCAGCGCCTGGCCGAGTTCCTGGCCGACCACCCCCAGGTGGCGCGCGTCAACTACCCTGGCCTGCCCGCCCACCCCCAGCACGCGGTGGCCGTCCGGCAGATGCGCGGCTTTGGCGGCATGCTGTCGTTCGAGGTCCGCGGGGGGTTCGACGCCGGCGTGCGTACCTGCGAGGCGCTGCGCACCTGCCTGCTGGCCGTGAGCCTGGGCGGGCCGGAGACGCTGGTGACGCATCCGGCCTCCACCAGCAGTGTGGGGATTCCCGCCGAGGACCGCCAGCGTGCGGGCATCAGCGACGGGCTGATCCGCGTCTCGGTGGGGCTCGAAGACGTCGGCGACCTGATCGCCGACTTCGACCAGGCCCTGCGTGCGGCGGCCTGA
- a CDS encoding HU family DNA-binding protein, translating to MAKAMTKTQIAAYLANKCGLTRKTAVQFLEELAKLAYKEAKNSFTLPGLGKLVVVNRKARMGRNPQTGEPIKIPARRVLRFRVAKAAKDAILGGKK from the coding sequence ATGGCGAAGGCGATGACCAAGACGCAGATCGCAGCGTACCTGGCCAACAAGTGCGGCCTCACGCGGAAGACGGCCGTGCAGTTCCTGGAAGAGCTGGCGAAGCTGGCCTACAAGGAGGCCAAGAACTCGTTCACGCTGCCGGGACTCGGCAAGCTCGTCGTGGTCAACCGCAAGGCGCGCATGGGCCGCAACCCGCAGACGGGCGAGCCCATCAAGATTCCTGCGCGCCGTGTCCTGCGCTTCCGGGTCGCCAAGGCCGCCAAGGACGCCATCCTGGGGGGCAAGAAGTAG
- a CDS encoding DMT family transporter, with amino-acid sequence MARREERAFVMGRWGRRVAADVALLAVAGAWGLTFPLGKRVLEAMPPFTYLALRFAMAAVVLLVWQRGRLRAAATGIWTLGVLAGVVLFAGYALQTMGLRVTTASKAGFITGLSVALVPLLAALWLRRRPRPGVVVGIVAATLGLALLSLVEPGGPNPGDMLVLACAVCFAGQIVLVDRLAVGAPAPVLATVQVLPVVALSAAAAIVERPLPALAAAGVTVYALVAFMALAGTVAALVVQGWAQRFTSPAHVGLMFAFEPVAAAGTAAVLLGEALAARQAWGAGLILAGIVIAEMRNGADEERPDHDH; translated from the coding sequence GTGGCGCGGCGCGAAGAGCGGGCATTCGTGATGGGCCGGTGGGGACGCCGCGTTGCCGCCGATGTCGCGTTGCTGGCGGTGGCCGGGGCCTGGGGGTTGACGTTTCCGCTGGGCAAGCGCGTGCTCGAGGCGATGCCGCCGTTCACCTACCTCGCGCTGCGCTTCGCCATGGCCGCCGTGGTGCTGCTGGTGTGGCAGCGGGGGCGGCTGCGCGCGGCGGCGACCGGGATCTGGACGCTCGGCGTGCTGGCCGGCGTCGTGCTGTTCGCGGGCTACGCGTTGCAGACCATGGGGCTGCGGGTGACGACCGCGTCCAAGGCCGGCTTCATCACGGGGCTGTCGGTGGCGCTCGTGCCGCTGCTGGCCGCCCTGTGGCTGCGACGGCGGCCGCGGCCTGGCGTGGTCGTCGGGATCGTGGCGGCCACGCTGGGATTGGCCCTGCTGTCCCTGGTCGAGCCCGGCGGACCCAATCCGGGTGACATGCTGGTGCTGGCCTGCGCGGTCTGCTTCGCGGGACAGATCGTGCTGGTCGATCGACTGGCCGTCGGCGCGCCCGCGCCCGTGCTGGCGACGGTGCAGGTCCTGCCGGTCGTCGCGCTGTCGGCCGCGGCGGCGATCGTCGAACGACCGCTGCCCGCGCTGGCCGCCGCCGGGGTCACGGTGTACGCGCTGGTGGCGTTCATGGCGCTCGCGGGCACCGTGGCCGCGCTGGTGGTGCAGGGGTGGGCCCAGCGCTTCACCAGCCCCGCCCACGTCGGGTTGATGTTCGCGTTCGAGCCCGTGGCCGCGGCTGGCACGGCCGCCGTGCTGCTGGGTGAGGCGCTCGCGGCGCGGCAGGCGTGGGGCGCCGGGCTGATCCTGGCGGGGATCGTGATTGCGGAGATGAGGAACGGTGCCGACGAGGAGCGTCCAGACCATGACCACTGA
- a CDS encoding alpha/beta fold hydrolase produces the protein MTAEHIVQVQGVPLRYRQEGSGPAVLLLHGVGASLEFWDWTVPVLRDAFTTLAVDLPGFGKSAFTPAVLSPQRAAQFVWAFLDAVGVERVALVGSSLGGTLAVLAAGAAPRRVWALALAAPGGFGREVSVLLRLATLPGVGEALVAAARRAPRLALARVFADSRRIPPTLIATVQAHAARGTPGRAYLEVLRYALTLRGVRPALVAAVRAAAARIEAPTLVVWGARDRVIPPAHAATVAASIPQAQVRVLHGCGHLPIVEAAETFTALLASFLRDAAGRSAADVAAPARGRRGP, from the coding sequence GTGACTGCTGAGCACATCGTGCAGGTGCAGGGGGTGCCGCTGCGCTACCGGCAGGAAGGGAGCGGGCCGGCCGTGCTCCTGCTGCACGGTGTGGGTGCGTCGCTGGAGTTCTGGGACTGGACCGTCCCGGTGCTGCGCGACGCGTTCACTACCCTGGCGGTGGACCTGCCAGGCTTTGGCAAGTCCGCGTTTACGCCCGCGGTCCTGTCGCCCCAGCGCGCTGCGCAGTTCGTGTGGGCGTTCCTCGACGCGGTGGGCGTCGAACGGGTGGCGCTCGTGGGATCGTCGCTGGGCGGTACCCTCGCCGTGCTGGCGGCGGGCGCGGCGCCCCGGCGTGTCTGGGCCCTGGCGCTCGCCGCACCCGGTGGCTTCGGACGCGAGGTGAGCGTGCTGCTGCGCCTGGCCACGCTCCCCGGCGTGGGCGAGGCGCTGGTGGCGGCGGCCCGTCGCGCACCTCGCCTGGCCCTCGCGCGCGTCTTCGCCGATTCGCGCCGCATCCCGCCCACGTTGATCGCGACGGTGCAGGCGCACGCCGCGCGCGGCACACCGGGCCGCGCCTACCTTGAGGTGTTGCGCTACGCCCTGACCCTGCGGGGCGTGCGCCCGGCGCTGGTGGCTGCCGTCCGCGCCGCCGCGGCGCGCATCGAGGCACCCACCCTCGTCGTGTGGGGCGCACGCGACCGCGTGATCCCGCCGGCCCACGCCGCCACGGTGGCAGCCAGCATCCCGCAGGCACAGGTCCGGGTGCTGCACGGCTGCGGGCACCTGCCGATCGTCGAGGCGGCCGAGACGTTCACCGCGTTGCTCGCCTCGTTCCTGCGTGACGCCGCCGGCCGGTCCGCTGCCGACGTCGCCGCGCCTGCCCGCGGGAGGCGCGGCCCGTGA
- a CDS encoding SLC13 family permease: MSIEGWIATGILVATVAAFAWGRARPEVVTLGAVAALGLSRILPPAQAFAGFGDPAAVTVALVFVLSAAMERTGLAHRAARSLVGAVGDGEGRLMAALMVLAGLLAGVMNNIGAMAVLMPVAIAVAREASISPARLLMPLAIAIRQGGALTLIAGPSNLVVSGLLAAAGYGALHFFSYLPVGLALLAVAMAFMLTAGRRLLPTRPVPPHAGRPRRRDLPDEYRLAERLFRLRVDDDSPLARRTLAESALGHAFRLHVLAIQRGRRRIVAPPPQERVLPGDVLVVQGRPEDLERLQHLGPIETVTRDASRAEPLETDGIGLVEAVLAPRAELAGKTLRDLAFRQHYGLNVVAIWREGRPYRTGLGEIALRWGDALLIQGPRDRLRALRADPAFIVLEEPQAPRTARAGVAAAAVAVLVALASTGQVPVALAALLAAGVAVVGGAVTVEEAIGAVDWRTVITIGGLLPLGAALQATGAAAAIARSGLAVAGASPLGALVATFVAAAGIGHFVPSIPTTILLAPIALDLARTLGANPVPFMIVVSCASSTTLLTPISHPVSLMIMGPGDYQFGDYVRVGAPLAVVLSITLIAVAVLVWGL; encoded by the coding sequence ATGAGCATCGAGGGCTGGATCGCCACAGGGATCCTGGTAGCGACGGTGGCGGCGTTCGCGTGGGGCCGGGCGCGGCCAGAGGTGGTCACGCTGGGCGCGGTGGCCGCGCTGGGCCTCTCGCGCATCCTGCCACCCGCCCAGGCCTTTGCGGGGTTCGGAGATCCCGCCGCGGTCACCGTGGCGCTGGTGTTCGTGCTGAGCGCGGCGATGGAGCGCACCGGCCTGGCGCACCGCGCCGCGCGGTCGCTCGTGGGCGCCGTCGGCGACGGGGAAGGACGGCTGATGGCCGCGCTGATGGTGCTGGCCGGCCTGCTGGCCGGGGTCATGAACAACATCGGCGCCATGGCCGTGCTGATGCCGGTGGCCATCGCCGTGGCCCGTGAAGCCAGCATCAGCCCCGCGCGGCTGCTGATGCCGCTCGCCATCGCGATCCGCCAGGGCGGCGCCCTCACCCTGATCGCGGGGCCGTCGAACCTGGTCGTGAGCGGCCTGCTGGCCGCAGCCGGCTACGGGGCGCTCCACTTCTTCTCGTACCTGCCGGTGGGCCTCGCGCTGCTGGCGGTGGCCATGGCCTTCATGCTCACCGCGGGCCGTCGTCTGCTGCCCACGCGGCCCGTGCCGCCGCACGCCGGCCGACCGCGCCGTCGCGACCTCCCCGACGAGTACCGGCTCGCTGAGCGGCTGTTCCGGCTGCGCGTCGACGACGACTCGCCCCTGGCACGACGGACGCTGGCCGAGAGCGCGCTCGGCCACGCCTTCCGCCTCCACGTGCTGGCCATCCAGCGCGGTCGCCGGCGCATCGTGGCGCCGCCCCCACAGGAGCGCGTGCTACCCGGCGACGTGCTGGTCGTCCAGGGACGCCCGGAGGACCTCGAGCGGCTCCAGCACCTGGGCCCGATCGAGACCGTCACACGCGACGCGAGCCGTGCAGAGCCGCTGGAGACCGACGGGATCGGGCTGGTCGAGGCGGTGCTGGCACCGCGCGCCGAGCTGGCCGGCAAGACGCTGCGCGACCTGGCGTTCCGCCAGCACTACGGCCTCAACGTCGTCGCTATCTGGCGCGAGGGCCGTCCCTATCGCACCGGGCTGGGCGAGATCGCCTTGCGCTGGGGGGATGCGCTGCTGATCCAGGGGCCGCGCGACCGCTTGCGGGCGCTGCGTGCCGATCCCGCCTTCATCGTCCTCGAGGAACCGCAGGCGCCGCGCACGGCCCGCGCGGGCGTGGCGGCCGCCGCCGTGGCGGTGTTGGTCGCGCTGGCCAGCACGGGGCAGGTCCCGGTGGCGCTGGCCGCGCTCCTGGCCGCCGGTGTGGCCGTCGTCGGCGGGGCCGTCACGGTGGAGGAAGCCATCGGCGCCGTGGACTGGCGGACCGTGATCACCATCGGCGGGCTGCTGCCCCTGGGGGCGGCGCTCCAGGCCACAGGGGCAGCGGCGGCCATCGCGCGCAGCGGGCTGGCGGTGGCGGGCGCGTCGCCCCTCGGGGCGTTGGTCGCCACGTTCGTGGCGGCCGCGGGCATCGGGCACTTCGTGCCCAGTATCCCCACGACGATCCTGCTGGCGCCCATCGCCCTGGACCTGGCCAGGACACTGGGCGCCAACCCGGTGCCGTTCATGATCGTCGTCTCGTGCGCCAGCAGCACCACGCTGCTCACGCCCATCAGCCACCCCGTCAGCCTGATGATCATGGGCCCGGGGGACTACCAGTTCGGCGACTACGTCCGTGTGGGCGCGCCCCTGGCCGTGGTGCTCAGCATCACCCTGATCGCGGTGGCCGTGCTGGTGTGGGGCCTGTAG
- the tmk gene encoding dTMP kinase, which yields MPASAPAPRQGVFITLEGPEGAGKTTTARRLYETLRGRVPVRLAREPGGTPIGEAIRRLLLDEAHRAMRPETEMLLFAASRAQYVAEVVRPALAAGVCLLSERYVDASVAYQGFGRGLPVAVVRQVNDLATGGVRPDLTLLLDIDPAVGLARARAAAGKEGTPGRGDRLEQETLAFHQRVRAGFLQLAREEPARFVVIDGAGAPDAVFAAALAAVRRLLVARGWGVEGLDAPVGGRPGEG from the coding sequence GTGCCCGCGTCCGCGCCCGCACCGCGGCAGGGGGTGTTCATCACCCTCGAGGGCCCCGAGGGTGCCGGCAAGACCACCACGGCGCGCCGGCTCTACGAGACGCTGCGCGGGAGGGTGCCCGTGCGCCTGGCCCGCGAGCCGGGTGGCACGCCCATCGGCGAGGCGATCCGCCGGCTGTTGCTCGACGAGGCGCACCGCGCGATGCGGCCCGAGACGGAGATGCTGTTGTTCGCGGCGAGCCGGGCCCAGTACGTGGCCGAGGTCGTGCGGCCGGCGCTGGCGGCCGGCGTGTGCCTGCTCTCCGAGCGCTACGTGGACGCCTCCGTGGCCTACCAGGGGTTCGGCCGCGGGCTGCCCGTGGCGGTGGTCCGGCAGGTGAACGACCTGGCCACCGGCGGCGTGCGCCCGGACCTCACGCTCCTGCTGGACATCGACCCCGCCGTGGGCCTGGCCCGCGCCCGCGCCGCCGCGGGCAAGGAGGGGACGCCGGGGCGCGGCGACCGGCTGGAGCAGGAGACGCTCGCGTTCCACCAGCGCGTGCGCGCAGGATTCCTGCAGCTGGCGCGCGAAGAACCGGCGCGATTTGTCGTCATCGACGGTGCCGGCGCACCCGACGCGGTCTTCGCGGCGGCGCTGGCGGCGGTGCGGCGGCTGCTGGTCGCCCGCGGGTGGGGCGTCGAGGGGCTCGATGCCCCGGTCGGCGGCCGGCCGGGAGAGGGGTGA
- a CDS encoding VOC family protein, with the protein MPAIDPGTRLGPVLLTVADLERSLRFYREVLGLRLREHQDDVAVLTADGTAPLVVLVALPGARPQPRRTTGLYHFAVLHPNRRELARALARLLQARYPLQGASDHRVSEALYLADPDGHGIELYADRPRDQWPTTGRGVAMTTEPLDLDDLLATLDDTLDDAPTAATDAISPQARIGHVHLRVANLKDAEAFYHGRLGFEVTQRDYPGALFLAAGGYHHHIGANIWGSRGAPPPPPDAVGLRAFTIVLPDAAAARAVLARLDPPARESPAGWFTRDPFGIGVLLAVEGAAARTEDLRAVALGP; encoded by the coding sequence ATGCCCGCGATCGACCCGGGAACCCGACTCGGCCCGGTCCTGCTCACCGTGGCGGACCTCGAACGCTCCCTGCGGTTCTACCGCGAGGTGCTCGGGCTACGCCTGCGAGAACACCAGGACGATGTCGCCGTCTTGACCGCCGATGGCACTGCGCCGCTGGTAGTACTGGTGGCCCTGCCGGGCGCGCGGCCTCAGCCGCGCCGGACCACCGGCCTGTACCATTTCGCGGTGCTCCATCCCAACCGGCGCGAGCTCGCCCGGGCGCTTGCGCGGCTCCTCCAGGCGCGCTACCCGCTGCAGGGCGCCTCGGACCACCGGGTGAGCGAGGCGCTCTACCTCGCCGACCCCGACGGGCACGGCATCGAGCTCTACGCCGACCGGCCGCGGGACCAGTGGCCTACTACCGGGCGCGGTGTGGCCATGACCACCGAGCCGCTCGACCTGGACGACCTGCTCGCCACCCTCGATGACACCCTTGACGACGCGCCCACCGCCGCGACCGATGCCATCTCCCCGCAGGCGCGCATCGGGCACGTGCACCTGCGCGTGGCCAACCTGAAGGACGCCGAAGCGTTCTACCACGGGCGGCTGGGCTTCGAGGTCACGCAGCGCGACTACCCCGGCGCGCTGTTCCTGGCCGCCGGCGGCTACCACCACCACATCGGCGCGAACATCTGGGGCAGCCGGGGAGCCCCACCGCCTCCCCCCGATGCCGTGGGCCTGCGGGCGTTCACCATCGTGTTGCCCGATGCCGCAGCGGCCCGTGCCGTCCTGGCGCGGCTCGATCCGCCCGCCAGGGAGAGTCCGGCCGGGTGGTTCACCCGCGATCCGTTCGGCATCGGCGTCCTCCTGGCGGTCGAGGGCGCCGCGGCGCGCACGGAGGACCTGCGCGCCGTGGCCCTGGGACCCTAG
- a CDS encoding class I SAM-dependent rRNA methyltransferase: protein MASALAERVAGRVRLTPSGERRLAAGHLWVFDGEVAALDGQPGPGDVVDVASRRGRFLGRGDFNPHSRIRVRLLTRRDEAVDEALLTRRLRAALALRARVVAETTACRLVFGEGDLLPGLVVDRYGDVLVMQTLTAGMERRRAALAALLQTLTGAQAVYLRNDARVRALEGLPRYQEFAIGEAPTRVEVVEGPARFVVDIARGQKTGWFCDQRENRLAIAPLARGARVLDAFCYTGAFGVQAALAGAEAVLGLDVSPDAVAAAQEHAARNGVAARCTWQPGDAFEAMRRLLGAGERFDLVILDPPAFARTKEAVPRALAGYKEVNLSALRLLRSEGFLVSCSCSWHVDEQMLWGAILDAARDARRDLRLVEFRSQARDHPMLATMPETRYLKCFVLQVW, encoded by the coding sequence ATGGCTTCCGCGCTCGCGGAGCGCGTCGCCGGCCGCGTCCGCCTGACCCCATCGGGCGAGCGCCGGCTGGCCGCGGGGCACCTGTGGGTCTTCGACGGCGAGGTGGCCGCGCTCGACGGCCAGCCGGGCCCCGGCGACGTGGTCGACGTGGCCTCCCGGCGGGGCCGCTTCCTGGGGCGCGGCGACTTCAACCCGCACTCGCGCATTCGCGTCCGTCTCCTGACGCGGCGAGACGAGGCGGTCGACGAGGCGTTGCTGACCCGGCGCCTGCGGGCGGCCCTGGCCCTGCGCGCCCGCGTGGTGGCCGAGACGACCGCCTGCCGCCTGGTGTTCGGCGAGGGCGACCTGCTCCCCGGCCTGGTGGTGGACCGGTACGGCGACGTGCTGGTCATGCAGACGCTGACGGCGGGCATGGAGCGCCGCCGTGCCGCGCTGGCGGCCCTGCTGCAGACCCTGACCGGGGCACAGGCGGTGTACCTGCGCAACGACGCCAGGGTGCGCGCCCTGGAGGGCCTGCCGCGCTACCAGGAGTTCGCGATCGGCGAGGCGCCCACGCGCGTGGAGGTCGTCGAGGGGCCGGCGCGTTTCGTCGTGGACATCGCCCGCGGCCAGAAGACCGGCTGGTTCTGCGACCAGCGGGAGAACCGCCTCGCCATCGCCCCGCTGGCACGCGGGGCGCGGGTGCTGGACGCGTTCTGCTACACGGGGGCGTTCGGGGTGCAGGCGGCACTCGCCGGCGCCGAGGCGGTACTGGGACTGGACGTGTCGCCGGACGCGGTCGCTGCCGCGCAGGAGCACGCCGCGCGCAACGGGGTCGCCGCACGCTGCACCTGGCAGCCAGGCGACGCCTTCGAGGCGATGCGGCGCCTGCTGGGCGCCGGCGAGCGGTTCGACCTGGTGATCCTCGACCCACCGGCGTTCGCGCGCACCAAGGAGGCCGTACCCCGTGCGCTGGCCGGCTACAAGGAGGTGAACCTGAGCGCGCTGCGGCTGCTGCGAAGCGAGGGCTTCCTCGTCAGCTGCTCGTGTTCGTGGCACGTGGACGAGCAGATGCTCTGGGGCGCCATCCTGGACGCGGCCCGCGACGCCCGGCGCGACCTGCGCCTGGTGGAGTTCCGCTCGCAGGCCCGCGACCATCCCATGCTGGCGACGATGCCGGAGACACGCTACCTGAAGTGCTTCGTGCTGCAGGTGTGGTGA
- a CDS encoding cyclic-di-AMP receptor encodes MKLVLAIVQSRDAGRLLEALTEADLQATMLASTGGFLREGNATILTVVEDDQVDVVLGIVRRTCQRREQLMTPIPPVVEPVDSYVTYPVKVEVGGAIAFVLNVERMERV; translated from the coding sequence ATCAAGCTCGTGCTGGCCATCGTGCAGAGCCGCGACGCGGGACGGCTGCTGGAGGCACTGACGGAGGCGGACCTCCAGGCAACGATGCTGGCGAGCACCGGGGGCTTCCTGCGGGAGGGCAACGCCACGATCCTCACCGTCGTCGAGGACGACCAGGTCGACGTGGTGCTGGGCATCGTCCGCCGCACCTGTCAGCGGCGGGAGCAGCTGATGACGCCCATTCCCCCGGTGGTGGAGCCCGTCGACTCGTACGTGACCTACCCCGTGAAGGTCGAGGTGGGCGGGGCGATCGCGTTCGTGCTCAACGTGGAGCGGATGGAGCGGGTCTAG
- a CDS encoding deoxyribonuclease IV: MRIGAHVSISGQIDRAIDRALALGCECLQIFWGSPRQWRPAAYPEDALDRFAAKRRAAGLDPLVVHAAYLVNPAAADRALWRRSIASLLASARGAERLGGLAVVTHLGSAGGGRGLALRRVAAAVGEVLDATQRVCVLLENSAGGGGQLGASLDELAAVLDRLGGHPRVGVCLDTAHLFAAGWDLRTAAGVDATVAACDRAFGWARVRFMHLNDSKAPLGSHRDRHENIGEGEIGIEGFRVLLRHPGMRHLAGVIETPGFDRTGPDRRNLQRLKRLRAPGRHRARPTSARTGGTA, encoded by the coding sequence ATGCGGATCGGCGCGCACGTCTCCATCAGCGGCCAGATCGATCGGGCGATCGACCGCGCCCTGGCTCTGGGGTGCGAGTGCCTGCAGATCTTCTGGGGCTCCCCGCGGCAGTGGCGTCCGGCGGCCTACCCCGAGGACGCGCTGGACCGGTTCGCCGCCAAACGCCGGGCGGCCGGGCTCGATCCCCTGGTGGTGCACGCTGCCTACCTGGTGAACCCGGCGGCCGCCGACCGGGCGCTGTGGCGTCGCTCGATCGCCTCGCTGCTGGCCAGCGCCCGCGGCGCCGAGCGGCTTGGCGGGCTGGCGGTCGTCACGCACCTCGGAAGCGCGGGCGGCGGCCGCGGCCTTGCGCTCCGGCGGGTGGCCGCCGCCGTCGGCGAGGTCCTCGACGCCACGCAGCGGGTGTGCGTGCTGCTGGAGAACAGCGCGGGCGGCGGCGGACAGCTGGGCGCGTCGCTGGACGAGCTGGCCGCGGTCCTTGACCGGTTGGGCGGCCACCCCCGTGTGGGCGTCTGCCTGGACACGGCCCATCTGTTCGCCGCAGGATGGGATCTCCGCACGGCGGCCGGTGTGGACGCGACGGTCGCCGCCTGCGACCGCGCGTTTGGCTGGGCCCGGGTACGGTTCATGCACCTGAACGACTCGAAGGCACCGCTGGGCTCGCACCGTGACCGGCACGAGAACATCGGCGAGGGCGAGATCGGGATCGAGGGGTTCCGCGTGCTGCTGCGTCATCCCGGCATGCGTCACCTCGCGGGCGTCATCGAGACGCCGGGGTTCGATCGCACCGGTCCCGACCGACGGAACCTCCAGCGCCTGAAGCGGTTGCGGGCGCCAGGCCGCCACAGAGCGCGGCCCACGAGCGCGCGCACAGGGGGGACGGCATGA